The Bombus huntii isolate Logan2020A chromosome 11, iyBomHunt1.1, whole genome shotgun sequence genome includes a window with the following:
- the LOC126870984 gene encoding beta-galactosidase-like, translating into MLTVLLTLAVTSAVGEVVNIHVNNDTQSRFSFEVDYENNQFLLDGKPFRYISGSFHYFRTPRQYWRDRLKKMRAAGLNAVSTYVEWNLHQPTENEWHWTGDADVVEFINIAQEEGLFVLLRPGPYICAERDFGGLPYWLLGRVPDINLRTNDPRYMKYVEIYLNEVLDKVQPYLRGNGGPIIMVQVENEYGSYACDTEYLIRLRDIMRQKIGTKALLYSTDGSNPNMLRCGFVPEVYATVDFGSNTNVTKNFEIMRMYQPRGPLVNSEFYPGWLSHWREPFQRVQTATVTKTLDEMLSLGASVNIYMFYGGTNFGYTAGANGGHNAYNPQLTSYDYDAPLTEAGDPTPKYFAIRNVISKYLPLPNVPLPSPSPKGDYGTVLLVPILQLFEPRARQLFGTITVEATNPLTFEKLGLPHWLVLYETDLVRGRPDPAILRAKVRDRALVYVDDHLVGFLSRTDNIYDINIKDLYGRRLKLLVENQGRLNYGSGLRDYKGVSEVTLNGISLGPWKMTGFRLDSVPSTPLDDIESTLSISKTLINGPVILRGNFSISGQPMDTYLNTDGWGKGVAFVNGRNLGRYWPVAGPQITLYVPASYLRTGENELLLVELEYISMSKEMKLQNEPILDHKVRYSNSQDNSNDIRVLV; encoded by the exons ATGTTGACCGTTTTACTGACCTTGGCAGTGACTAGTGCTGTGGGAGAAGTGGTGAACATCCACGTAAACAAT GATACGCAGTCGAGATTCAGCTTCGAGGTCGATTACGAGAACAACCAATTTCTGCTGGATGGAAAACCCTTCCGATACATATCCGGCAGTTTTCATTACTTCCGAACGCCCAGGCAATATTGGAGAgatcgtttaaaaaaaatgagagCAGCCGGATTAAACGCTGTTTCAAC ATACGTGGAATGGAATCTTCATCAACCGACTGAAAACGAATGGCATTGGACAGGTGACGCGGATGTAGTAGAGTTCATAAACATCGCTCAGGAAGAAGGTTTGTTCGTGCTTCTGAGGCCAGGCCCTTACATCTGCGCGGAGAGAGATTTT GGTGGACTTCCATACTGGTTACTAGGACGAGTACCGGACATAAATTTGCGCACAAACGATCCAC GATACATGAAATacgtagaaatatatttaaacgaaGTATTGGACAAAGTTCAGCCCTACCTAAGAGGAAATGGAGGACCTATAATAATGGTTCAG GTGGAAAACGAGTATGGAAGTTACGCGTGTGACACGGAATACTTAATTCGGCTTAGAGACATAATGAGACAGAAGATTGGTACGAAGGCACTTCTGTATTCGACCGATGGATCAAACCCGAATATGCTACGTTGCGGATTTGTACCAGAGGTTTATGCCACCGTCGATTTTGGGTCCAACACGAACGTGACGAAAAACTTTGAAATAATGCGCATGTATCAGCCACGT GGTCCCTTAGTAAATTCTGAATTTTATCCCGGATGGTTGTCACACTGGCGGGAACCGTTTCAAAGAGTACAAACTGCAACAGTTACGAAAACCTTAGATGAAATGCTATCTTTGGGTGCTTCTGTTAACATATACATGTTCTACGGTGGAACAAATTTTGGTTATACCGCTG GTGCTAACGGTGGCCACAACGCATACAACCCGCAATTGACCTCTTACGATTACGATGCTCCGTTAACCGAAGCTGGTGATCCAACGCCGAAGTACTTCGCGATCAGAAATGTCATATCCAAG TATTTGCCATTGCCAAACGTGCCGCTTCCATCACCATCTCCAAAAGGAGATTACGGTACGGTTCTTCTAGTGCCAATTCTACAATTATTCGAACCTCGTGCCCGACAATTATTTGGAACGATCACGGTCGAAGCAACGAACCCATTGACGTTCGAAAAACTGGGACTGCCTCATTGGCTGGTACTATACGAGACCGATCTAGTACGTGGCCGTCCGGATCCCGCGATTTTACGCGCCAAGGTTCGGGACAGAGCGTTGGTCTACGTAGACGATCATCTCGTTGGATTTCTAAGCCGTACCGATAATATctacgatataaatataaaggaTCTTTACGGACGAAGACTGAAGCTACTGGTCGAGAACCAAGGACGATTGAACTATGGAAGTGGACTTCGCGATTATAAG GGTGTCTCGGAGGTAACTCTAAACGGTATTTCCCTTGGCCCTTGGAAAATGACTGGATTCCGTCTGGATAGCGTCCCGTCTACTCCTCTCGACGACATCGAATCCACCCTATCCATAAGCAAAACTCTTATCAATGGCCCAGTTATACTTCGAGGAAACTTTTCAATCTCTGGCCAACCGATGGACACTTATCTAAACACCGATGGTTGGGGCAAGGGAGTCGCTTTCGTCAACGGACGCAATTTAGGTCGATATTGGCCGGTGGCTGGTCCTCAAATCACTCTCTACGTTCCTGCATCATATTTGAGAACAGGTGAAAACGAGTTGTTGCTGGTTGAATTGGAATATATATCGATGTCCAAGGAGATGAAGTTGCAAAACGAACCAATTCTTGACCACAAAGTTCGATATTCCAATAGCCAGGATAACTCGAACGATATACGTGTTTTAGTCTAA
- the LOC126871300 gene encoding zinc finger protein 239-like produces SLNETVCSVAQDAPLDLSCRNPERKTNLLNSSKFQRCLPCQTCGKNFDRPSLLKRHLRTHTGEKPHGCAVCGKMFSTSSSLNTHVRIHTGERPHECPMCGKRFTASSNLYYHRMTHYKEKPHKCNECGRSFPTPGDLRAHGYSHSGNWPMRCSVCNRGFCKPGALHHHMQVHSGN; encoded by the exons tcgttGAATGAAACAGTGTGCAGCGTAGCGCAAGATGCGCCGTTAGATTTGAGTTGTCGCAATCccgaaagaaaaacgaatttgttaaattcttcgaaatttcaaaGATGTTTACCTTGTCAAACGTGTGGCAAAAATTTTGACAGACCTTCCTTGCTCAAAAGGCATTTACGTACCCATACAG GTGAAAAGCCACATGGTTGCGCCGTCTGTGGAAAAATGTTCAGTACAAGCAGCTCCTTGAACACACATGTCAGAATACACACCGGAGAACGGCCACACGAATGTCCAATGTGCGGAAAGCGTTTCACTGCTTCGTCAAATTTGTATTATCATCGAATGACACATTATAAG GAAAAACCGCATAAATGCAACGAATGCGGACGTTCTTTTCCAACCCCTGGTGATTTAAGAGCTCATGGGTATTCTCACAGTGGTAACTGGCCGATGCGATGCTCGGTTTGCAATCGAGGATTTTGTAAACCTGGAGCTCTACATCATCACATGCAAGTGCACAGtggtaattaa
- the LOC126871004 gene encoding succinate dehydrogenase [ubiquinone] cytochrome b small subunit, mitochondrial: MILKKVVSPTIIHKVKQLELLSKSNLFANSCKLPQFGRTSSSLANVRQCLNYGTTINKTNCLTKFPATTTLGTQISRNASTPTGDHVRLWVMERVVSTALPILIPAALIAENPILDGIMSVLVVMHSHWGLEAVITDYARPSVVGPVVPKILHFTLLMISAVTLCGLFVLINNGPGVSRAVKDAWAIGKTPPRTIPASDEE; this comes from the exons ATGATTTTAAAGAAAGTAGTATCTCCCACCATCATTCATAAGGTTAAACAACTAG aaTTACTTTCAAAATCTAATCTTTTTGCAAATTCTTGCAAACTACCTCAATTTGGTAGAACATCTAGTAGTCTTGCCAACGTTAGACAATGTTTAAATTATGGTACAACTATCAATAAAACCAATTGCTTAACAAAG TTCCCAGCAACTACCACTTTAGGTACACAAATAAGCCGCAACGCAAGTACACCCACAGGTGATCATGTACGTTTGTGGGTCATGGAAAGAGTTGTTTCAACAGCACTACCAATTTTGATACCTGCTGCTTTAATAGCAGAAAATCCAATTCTTGATGGTATAATGTCTGTATTAGTCGTAATGCACTCACATTG GGGTTTGGAAGCTGTTATTACAGACTATGCACGTCCTAGTGTTGTTGGACCTGTAGTGCCAAAAATTCTGCACTTTACATTGCTTATGATCTCAGCAGTTACACTGTGTGGTCTGTTTGTACTCATAAATAACGGTCCTGGGGTTTCAAGAGCTGTGAAAGATGCTTGGGCAATTGGCAAAACACCCCCACGAACCATACCTGCCTCTGATGAAGAATAA
- the LOC126870983 gene encoding pseudouridylate synthase 7 homolog, with translation MSETVIKNTDSGNNLNHNIKQEFAQECTSEKHKKNFRKDNKWSGDYRKNRGSYNSGFRNNNFGNKPFKRNFNNWSNFQSNGKRKKLKVGNRLKECDVGITEFIGNDGFFGVIKERYTDFHVNEIALDGQIAKLTNQDIPSDGEDDKNLQDLRKMISDTLWDQLQKLKESEESTIEIDVTDMDKDQRRAIHRIATTMKNIISQTIDKENKKIMMILPNKNNSSAGRNFRRDKRVDWKKRGEYCYFLLHKVNMDTMDALNQLAMNLHLRPNNFSYAGTKDRRAWTTQWVSVRKVLPTDILRAAKNVRGAYVGNFKFETESLKLGMLNGNSFRIALRNVSGTDEQIEKTMISLRDHGFINYYGLQRFGTVATIPTYEIGKALLQGKWNEAINLILKPREEEQDEDLVEARKIYEKTKDASAAYNRIRRYDKIEATLLKGLSISGIHNPQGALDSIPRNARLMYIHAYQSFVWNYMVSRRIKEFGRNPIVGDLVYGKNVKHNDNEGEFVYDNGSELATEGNEEPIKKISRLESEMDVDVKIEKSSEASEELSNTLVEEVTGAAECCLKIDESTQQSGTTNEKDESDDSYNLPMVKILEEEDLSNYTLADVLMPLVGWKVTYPPYAKPWFDEFLAKDGLTTDLRQKNKKYNLGGAYRRILQIPSNLSWNIAHYSEKHSDLIMCDMDEMRRSSAPKNDPKGQYKALIIEMSLKSSTYATMALREILKSDTSPQAQAAHSAACNMEVENSSTLKDLAESENTSI, from the exons ATGTCTGAAACAGTAATTAAAAATACCGATTCTGGAAACAACTTGAATCATAATATTAAACAAGAATTTGCACAAGAATGTACGTctgaaaaacataaaaaaaattttagaaaagaTAATAAATGGAGCGGTGATTACAGAAAAAATAGAGGATCGTATAACAGTG gattccgaaataataattttggcAATAAACCTTTTAaacgtaattttaataattggtCGAATTTCCAAtcaaatggaaaaagaaagaaattgaaagtTGGAAACAGGCTAAAGGAATGCGATGTTGGAATTACAGAGTTTATAGGAAATGATGGATTTTTTGGTgttattaaagaaagatatacAGATTTTCATGTTAACGAAATTGCTCTTGATGGACAAATCGCTAAATTAACAAATCAAGACATTCCATCAGATGGAGAAGATGACAAAAATTTACAAGACTTAAGAAAGATGATATCGGATACTCTTTGGGATCAACTacagaaattaaaagaatcaGAAGAATCTACCATAGAAATTGATGTAACGGACATGGATAAGGATCAGCGTAGAGCAATTCACAGAATTGCTACGACAATGAAGAATATTATTAGCCAAACTATAgataaggaaaataaaaagatcatGATGATTTtaccaaataaaaataatagcaGTGCTG GTCGTAACTTCCGGAGAGATAAACGGGTAGATTGGAAAAAGCGAGGAGAATATTGTTACTTTTTGTTACACAAAGTGAATATGGATACAATGGATGCTCTGAATCAATTAGCCATGAATTTACATTTAAGGCCAAATAATTTTAGTTATGCTGGAACAAAGGATCGTAGAGCATGGACTACTCAATGGGTTAGTGTCAGGAAAGTTTTACCCACAGATATATTAAGAGCAGCAAAAAATGTACGTGGAGCATATGTAGGAAACTTTAAATTTGAAACAGAATCTTTGAAACTAGGCATGTTGAATGGTAATTCCTTTAGAATTGCTTTGAGAAACGTCAGTGGAACAGATGAGCAAATTGAAAAAACCATGATTTCTTTGAGAGATCATGGATTTATAAATTACTATGGTCTGCAAAGATTTGGTACTGTAGCTACTATTCCAACTTATGAAATAGGCAAAGCTTTACTTCAAG GTAAATGGAACGAAGCGATCAATTTAATTTTGAAGCCTAGAGAAGAAGAACAGGACGAAGACTTGGTAGAAGctagaaaaatatatgaaaaaactAAAGATGCAAGTGCTGCATATAACAGGATTAgaagatacgataaaatagaGGCTACACTTTTAAAGGGTCTTAGTATATCTGGTATTCATAATCCTCAAGGTGCTTTGGATTCAATACCCAGGAATGCTCGCTTAATGTATATTCACGCCTATCAAAGTTTTGTATGGAATTATATGGTATCAAGAAGGATAAAAGAATTTGGAAGAAATCCTATAGTAGGGGATTTAGTATatggaaaaaatgtaaaacatAATGATAATGAAGGAGAATTTGTTTATGATAATGGAAGCGAACTTGCAACTGAAGGTAATGAAGAAcctattaaaaaaataagtaGACTTGAAAGCGAAATGGATGTAGACGTAAAGATCGAGAAATCTTCTGAAGCATCTGAAGAATTATCAAATACTTTGGTAGAAGAAGTAACAGGTGCTGCAGAATGTTGTCTTAAAATAGATGAGAGTACACAGCAAAGTGGAACTACTAATGAAAAAGATGAAAGCGATGATTCATATAATCTTCCTATGGTAAAAATTCTTGAAGAAGAAGATTTATCAAATTATACTTTGGCAGATGTATTAATGCCTCTAGTTGGCTGGAAAGTTACATACCCACCTTATGCTAAACCATGGTTTGATGAGTTTTTAGCAAAAGATGGATTAACTACTGACTTGAGACAGAAGAATAA aaaatataatttgggAGGTGCCTATAGAAGGATATTGCAAATTCCTTCAAATTTATCTTGGAACATCGCGCATTATTCGGAGAAACATAGCGATCTTATTATGTGCGATATGGACGAAATGAGGAGGTCATCAGCTCCAAAAAATGATCCAA AGGGGCAATATAAAGCtttaataatagaaatgtCTTTAAAATCTTCTACATATGCAACTATGGCGTTgcgtgaaattttaaaatctgATACTTCACCGCAAGCACAAGCTGCTCATTCTGCTGCATGTAACATGGAGGTAGAGAATTCAAGCACTTTGAAAGATCTTGCAGAGAGCGAAAATACTAGTATCTGA